A single window of Nicotiana tomentosiformis chromosome 1, ASM39032v3, whole genome shotgun sequence DNA harbors:
- the LOC138891578 gene encoding uncharacterized protein, which produces MAKEIRKLTLAKQNNSRPQGQGAPGFQNQQRQQCQPPQSNRSSMEDLMKAFIIKTYESLDTHYATIKELGTSFQNLERQVGNIQEGEVRVDEDLRKKGKIKAQKKKKNDNSTNNETEERKCMHALPFSQKQQREKLDKQFERFLEVFKQVHVNIPFIEVLSQMPTYAKFMKEILSKKQKVEETSVVKLRDHCSAILQNKLPKMWRSREFNYNLLFRMKLEGDIGEIRLVPVSLQLTDHTTIIPEGIVEDVLVRVKRFVFPVDFIVVNMEENKEVPLILGRTFLATGRAILDIQERQLMLRVRDKRLIFKMEGERGALKEQIGKSEADNYGVYPKKVEKKLSVWMCALYRACKGDPDFDSDPD; this is translated from the exons ATGGCCAAAGAGATAAGAAAGTTGACCTTAGCTAAG caaaataactctagacctcagggacaaggagctccaggctttcaaaatcagcagaggcagcaatgTCAACCTCCACAGTCTAATCGGTCTAGCAtggaagatctaatgaaggccttcattatcaagacataTGAGAGTCTTGACACCCATTATGCAACTATAAAAGAACTGGGTACATCTTTTCAAAACTTGGAAAGACAGGTTGG CAACATTCAAGAAGGTGAAGTGAGGGTAGATGAGGATTTGAGGAAGAAGGGGAAGATTAAAgctcagaagaagaagaaaaatgataATTCAACAAATAATGAGACTGAAGAGAGAAAATGCATGCATGCTCTACCTTTCTCCCAGAAGCAACAAAGAGAGAAGTTAGATAAACAATTCGAGCGCTTTCTAGAAGTGTTCAAGCAGGTGCATGTAAATATACCTTTCATAGAGGTGCTTTCGCAGATGCCAACTTATGCCAAATTCATGAAGGAAATATTATCCAAGAAGCAGAAAGTAGAAGAGACATCAGTTGTCAAGCTGAGAGACCATTGTAGTGCCatcttgcaaaataaactccctaaaatgtggagatccagggagtttaaCTATAACTTGCTCTTTAGGAT GAAATTGGAGGGAGATATTGGAGAGATCAGGTTGGTACCTGTGTCCTTGCAGCTGACGGATCATACCACAATCATACCTGAAGGAATAGTGGAAGATGTGCTAGTTCGAGTGAAAAGATTTGTGTTCCCGGTAGACTTCATTGTGGTGAACATGGAGGAGAATAAGGAGGTTCCGCTGATTTTAGGAAGAACCTTCTTGGCTACAGGCAGAGCAATTTTGGATATTCAGGAAAGGCAGCTCATGCTCAGAGTGCGGGATAAAAGGCTGATCTTCAAGATGGAAGGAGAAAGGGGGGCCCTAAAAGAGCAAATTGGAAAGAGTGAAGCTGATAACTATGGGGTGTACCCAAAGAAGGTAGAAAAGAAGCTCTCAGTATGGATGTGTGCACTGTATCGGGCGTGCAAAGGAGATCCCGACTTCGATTCCGACCCTGACTAG
- the LOC104109572 gene encoding uncharacterized protein isoform X2 — protein sequence MVGFYSLRLAHRLTGRSLSSLLIHDSSSIFDAFLKVGCKSYCTATWNPVRNLFPLNSIRAPLACIARTSYRHSSQYAFTQRQDQFCTTAGNEEKKKISVTFVDKDGEEQHIKVPVGMSMLEAAHENDIELEGACEASLACSTCHVIVMDVEYYNKLEDPTDDENDMLDLAFGLSDTSRLGCQVIAKPELDGIRLALPVATRNFAVDGYKPKPH from the exons ATGGTGGGCTTCTACAGCCTCCGACTTGCCCACCGGCTCACCGGCCGCTCTCTTTCCTCTCTCCTAATCCATGATTCTTCCTCT ATTTTTGATGCATTTCTGAAAGTGGGTTGTAAGAGTTATTGCACAGCGACCTGGAATCCAGTTAGGAATTTGTTTCCTTTGAATTCTATCAGGG CCCCATTAGCTTGTATCGCGAGGACATCGTACAGACACTCGTCACAGTATGCTTTTACACAG AGGCAAGACCAATTTTGTACTACTGCAGGAAATGAGGAAAAGAAAAA AATATCTGTAACCTTTGTCGACAAGGATGGAGAAGAGCAGCATATCAAGGTCCCTGTTGGAATGTCTATGTTAGAAGCTGCACATGAAAATGACATTGAACTTGAAG GAGCATGTGAAGCGTCGCTTGCCTGTTCCACGTGTCATGTCATTGTTATG GATGTGGAGTACTACAACAAGCTAGAAGATCCAACGGACGACGAAAATGACATGTTGGATCTTGCGTTTGGCCTCAGCGACAC GTCACGTCTAGGTTGTCAAGTAATTGCAAAACCTGAACTAGATGGAATTCGGTTAGCTCTCCCTGTTGCCACAAGAAACTTTGCTGTTGATGGCTATAAGCCGAAACCACATTAG
- the LOC104109572 gene encoding uncharacterized protein isoform X1 → MVGFYSLRLAHRLTGRSLSSLLIHDSSSIFDAFLKVGCKSYCTATWNPVRNLFPLNSIRAPLACIARTSYRHSSQYAFTQVQRQDQFCTTAGNEEKKKISVTFVDKDGEEQHIKVPVGMSMLEAAHENDIELEGACEASLACSTCHVIVMDVEYYNKLEDPTDDENDMLDLAFGLSDTSRLGCQVIAKPELDGIRLALPVATRNFAVDGYKPKPH, encoded by the exons ATGGTGGGCTTCTACAGCCTCCGACTTGCCCACCGGCTCACCGGCCGCTCTCTTTCCTCTCTCCTAATCCATGATTCTTCCTCT ATTTTTGATGCATTTCTGAAAGTGGGTTGTAAGAGTTATTGCACAGCGACCTGGAATCCAGTTAGGAATTTGTTTCCTTTGAATTCTATCAGGG CCCCATTAGCTTGTATCGCGAGGACATCGTACAGACACTCGTCACAGTATGCTTTTACACAGGTCCAG AGGCAAGACCAATTTTGTACTACTGCAGGAAATGAGGAAAAGAAAAA AATATCTGTAACCTTTGTCGACAAGGATGGAGAAGAGCAGCATATCAAGGTCCCTGTTGGAATGTCTATGTTAGAAGCTGCACATGAAAATGACATTGAACTTGAAG GAGCATGTGAAGCGTCGCTTGCCTGTTCCACGTGTCATGTCATTGTTATG GATGTGGAGTACTACAACAAGCTAGAAGATCCAACGGACGACGAAAATGACATGTTGGATCTTGCGTTTGGCCTCAGCGACAC GTCACGTCTAGGTTGTCAAGTAATTGCAAAACCTGAACTAGATGGAATTCGGTTAGCTCTCCCTGTTGCCACAAGAAACTTTGCTGTTGATGGCTATAAGCCGAAACCACATTAG